Part of the Triticum aestivum cultivar Chinese Spring chromosome 4D, IWGSC CS RefSeq v2.1, whole genome shotgun sequence genome is shown below.
CCCAGTCTCCCTACCCACCGCTCATTCTCGCAATAGGAGGAGCTGAGGCGGCTGGTTTCTCCCCTTTCGCTCCAGCTGCAATCTCATCTCGATCTCCGACCCTGATCGTCCCCAACCTCCCCCCTCCCCACACAAATCCATCCACATACCCAAGGCGGAGAGGAGAGCCAACCGATCTAGGATCCATCCACACACCGGAGAGGAAGAGCTTGACGGCTCTCGATCTGGAATCCATGGACAGCGAGCTGGCTGATTTTGCTGCTTCTTACCTCGGCgaggaggaagccgtcaagaagCCTGACAGCAGTCCATCCGCAGGAGAGCGGAAGGTATTGATTTTACGCAGGTCCCCAATCACACAGGATCCCCCATTCCTGAATCCCCCTGCTTATGGCTACCCGGACGGCGGTGGCGACCAGCCAAGCTTCGTCCTCATCGAGCCACACGCCTACTTTGCCGACCGCCTCAACGCCACCACCGCCGACTGCGGCTTGGAGGGTCTCGGTCTCCGGGGGAAAATCAAGGTCACCTTCTGCACCGCCCAACCGCCGCAAGTCTCCTACCTCTGCGTCCATGCCACCGACTACGACCACACCGCCTTCGCCTACCCGCCTCACATAGTCGCCACAGAGACTGAGGGCGGCCTCGTCCTTCTATCCGTCGTAGTCGGTGGCCGCCCATCCTATGCCTCGCTTCGCCTCAAACAACACTACTTTGTCTACAACGCAAGCGTCCCTGAGCTCAAGCACATCAAGCAGCCGGGCGACGACCACCCAGTCAACGATCACTCCTTTGCCATTGTGAGCAATGGCAAACCTGACTGCACCTTCGTCCTTGCCGCACAAGCTGATAGGTTTGGGCATGGCAATCCTTCTCACCTCTGCCTGTATCAATCTGGTACCAACTCCTGGAGCAAAGTGCTGGTGAATGTCGATTCAGTCCCCTACCAGCTCACCACATACAAGGCAATCACCATAAAAGGAGATTTAGGCCTAGTAGCCTGGGTCGATCTCTCACATATGATCACCTTCTGCAACGTGCTGGACAAAAGCCCCATCGCTGCCTAAGCTGAACGTCCATGAAGGTGTCACAGCTCAGCCAACCTTGTCGACTCTCGACATTGGCCTGCCCAAGCTGAGTCTCCAAGATGATTGCATTCTTTACCTCCTAGCCAAGATTGACTATCGTGACAAGGAACACACAGCATGGGTGCTTGCTGTTGACATGAAGAACAAGACTGTCCAGAGAGTGGCCGAGTTTAGCCCCAAAAGGTCTATCGCCTTGTCCACCGGCTACGATTCAAGTAGGATCTCCAAATATCTCAAAGTTGGTCCAGGTAACTGTTTCCACCGCTGCCTTACCATCTGCCACTTCCagtgcatgctgaattacattgcCAGATTAATGCAAGTTCTTCTTGGTGGAGGGGGTATCATCATATCACACACATAGACAGTGTAGGGTGGGTTTAGTACGAAATAAGATATGCTAGGTTAATCATACCGTTCATCTCAAAGACAGGTTTAGGATCGGTGACGTTTGGTGCTATGGATTTGGGAAGAACCTGGTGAGGTGTTGAACACATCATATTATAGATACACAACACCGACAACACATGAGTGTAACATGTGGTGGAAGCAGATATACGGCCAATACTCAAGTCAAATGCTAGCATTTTGGATACCACAGTTCCTATTGTTGTGGTAAAATTCTCACCGGAACAATTAACTTTTCCTGTCACACATTTCACCTTGGGTGTTGCTGCATTCTACTactataaactactccctccggcccataatac
Proteins encoded:
- the LOC123096392 gene encoding uncharacterized protein translates to MDSELADFAASYLGEEEAVKKPDSSPSAGERKVLILRRSPITQDPPFLNPPAYGYPDGGGDQPSFVLIEPHAYFADRLNATTADCGLEGLGLRGKIKVTFCTAQPPQVSYLCVHATDYDHTAFAYPPHIVATETEGGLVLLSVVVGGRPSYASLRLKQHYFVYNASVPELKHIKQPGDDHPVNDHSFAIVSNGKPDCTFVLAAQADRFGHGNPSHLCLYQSGTNSWSKVLVNVDSVPYQLTTYKAITIKGDLGLVAWVDLSHMITFCNVLDKSPIAA